The sequence below is a genomic window from Oncorhynchus nerka isolate Pitt River linkage group LG7, Oner_Uvic_2.0, whole genome shotgun sequence.
caggcaagggtcacaaGCGAGAggactttttttttaaaggggaaAAAAGCCAATGAACAGGGACAAACCGCTGGTtaacttggaaacatacaagacaaactggcacagagagacacctggagtgggtggagacaatcacaaggacaggtaaaACAGATTAGGGAGTGacagagacctaagacaacaacacagcatggcagcaacacatgacaacacagcatagcaGCAGCACAACactgtagcagcacaaaacagggtacaaatgttattgggcacagacaacagcacaagggccaagaaggtagagacaacaatacatcacacaaagcagccacaggaGGAAGATTTTCTGCAGAGTTGggcctctctctttacctcttcctctctgcttgaATGCATCCACCTGTTTTGAGGCCCATATTTTTagctaaataaatatatacactaccggtcaaacgttttagaacacctactcattcaagggtttttattttaacaatttgcagaataatagtggacattaaaaatatgaaataacacatatggaatcatgtagtaaccaaaaaagtgttaaacaaatcaaaatatattttatatttgagattcttcaaatagccttttgccttgatgtcagctttgcacactcttggcattttctcaaagagcttcatgatgtagtcaattggaatgcatttcaattaacaggtgtgcctccttaaaagttaatttgtggaattgatttccttcttaatgcgtttgagacagtCAGTTGTGTTGTATCAAGGTttggggggtatacagaagatagctctatttggtaaaagtccaagTACATACTATggcagaacagctcaaataagcaaagagaaattacagttcatcattactttaagacatgaaggtcagtctacggaacattttaagaactttggaagttttttcaagtgcagtcacaaaaaccattaagcgttatgatgaaactggctctcattagGACCGCCACCGGAATGGAAGAGCGAGAGTTACCtccgctgcagaggataagttcattagagttaccaacctcagaaattgcagcccaaataactgcttcatagagttcaagtaacatacacatctcaacatcaactgttcagatgagactgtgtgaatcaggccttcatggtcgaatttctgcaaagaaaccactactaaaggacaccaataataagaagagacttgcttgggccaagaaacacgagcaatggacactaGGCCGATGgacatttgtcctttggtctggagtccaaattggagatttttggttccaaccgccgtgtctttgtgagatacggtgtgggtgaatggatgatctctgcatgtgtatttcccaccgtaaagcatggtgTTATGGCGTGGGGGTGCttcgctggtgacactgtctgtgatttatttagaattcaatgcacacttaaccaaaatggctaccacagcattttgcagcaatatgccatcccatctagttttgGCTTAGTAGActatatttgtttttcaacaggacaataacccaacacacctccaggctgtgtaagggatattttaccaagaaggagagtgatggagtgctgcatcagatgacctggcctccacaatttcCTGAAGTCAactaaattgagatggtttgggatgagtcagaccgcagagtgaagtaaaagcagcaaacaactgctcagcatacatgggaactccttcaagactgttggaaaagcattcctggtgaagctggttgagagaatgccaagagtgtgcaaagctgtcatcaaggcaaagagcggctatttgaagaatctcaaatgtaaaatatattttgacttgtttaacactttttgggttactaccatgattccatatgtgttatttcatagtgttgatgtcttcactatttttctacaatgtagaaaattgtacaaatatgtgcatatattgaagcaacatctcaagacatcagtcaggaagttaaagcttggtctcaaatgggtcttccaaatggacaatgaccccaagcatacttcaaaagttgtggaaaaatggcttaaggacaacaaagtcaaggtatttgagtggccatcacaaagccctgacctccatcctatagaacatttgtgggcagatgtcacgacttccgccgaagtcgggcccgctccttgttcgggcggcgttcggcggtcgacgtcgccGGCTTTCTAGGCCttgccgatccacctttcatttttccatttgttttgtcttgtcttcccacacaccttgTTTCAGTTCCTTCAtcacatgttgtgtatttaaccctctgttcccccccatgtccttgcctggaattgtttattgtagtgcttgtgcacgttatgcTGATGTGTAACGGGTTTTGTTTACCAATTGTATTATTGTTCTGTTTAcggtgtttttttatttattaaactacgccgttgtaaatcagtttttgctctcctgcgcctgacttctctgccgccagtacgcacccccTACAGAATTCCGGACCAAacttatggagtcagcaggagcaggtatCCCGGGTATAGGGGTGGAGGAGAGCGTCCGGGAGCACTCAGCAATGCTCCACCATCTTGGCACCGccatggaccgctgggagagacagggagttctaccagcacctccaccagcacaaccggGGTCTCCACTATGTGTCACTCTTTCTCCTGGACCCAGTGGGATTCATCTCTCCCTTCCACAGAAGTACGATGGGACGGCTGCGAACTGCCAGGGGTTCCTGTTGCAGCTGGACTTATACCTGGCAACTGTCCACCCGGCTCCTTCGGGCCGTGAGAGGGTGTCCGCCCTCATCTCGTGCCTCACCGGGAAAGCCCTGGAATGGGCCAACgccgtgtggagagagggagatgcggcattggaccagtttgaggagttcacccgGCGCTTCCGGGCAGTCTTCGGTAGAACGGCGGGCGAACGCCTCTTCCATCTGAGGCAAGggacgaggagcgcccaggagttcGCCCTGGAGTTTCGGACCCTGGCCACCGGCGCGGGATGGAACgtcagggccctgatcgaccattatCGCCGCAGTCTGCgcgaggacgtccgtcgggagttggcctgcagagACACCTCACGTTCGACCAGCCGGTGGACCTGTTCATCcggctggataacctgctggctacCCGCAGACGTTCAGATCGGGGTCTGTTGGTTCCATCCCCCCGCACCCCCTCTCCGATAcccatggagttgggaggggcggTGCGCAGGGAGATGGTCCAGCTCGTGCACCATCTGTGaccgcagaggtcacactgccggtcggtgctgggttggttcctctgggtatcgaggcagcaggcagggtcctctagcgtcaccccaggtgagtcggcaccattctcacccagagACCTCTGTTGCACATATGTGTGTATGTCACTTTCCCTGAGTTTCCCCCgtattcccagcataaggcgttTGTCGATTCAGGCGAGGCTGGGAATTTTATAGATAGATACTTtgcccatagtttagggatctCCATTGTTCCCGTGTCTGTGCCCTTCCCCGTTCacgccttagatagtcgaccattagggtcagggttgattagggaggccaccgctcctCTGGGCATAGTGACGCAGGggggtcacaaggagagaattagtctcttccttattgactctcctgcgtttcccgtggtgctAGGCCTACAGGGTTAGCTTGTCatgaccccactgtttcttggccacagagggctctcacagGGTGGTCGCAAGAGTGCTCTGGAAGGtatttaggggtttccgttggtgctactatggtggaaagtccagaccaggtctccaccgtgcgcattccccctgaatatgccgatttggctctcgccttctccaaaaaagaaggcgactcaattaccaccccatcgacggggcgattgtgcgataaatctcctggtagacactGCACTTctcaggagtcacgtgtatcccctctcacaggcggagacgaaggctatggaaacatatgtctccgaatccctgcgtcaggggtacattaggtcctccacttcacccgcctttcttttttttttttgaaggaggagggaggtctacgcccgtgtattgactattGGGGTCTGAACCGGATTACTGTttcaggcggcagggtagcctagtggttagagcattggactaataaccgaaaggttgcaagttcaaatccccgagctgacaacgtacaaaatctgtcgttcttcccctgaacaggcagttaacccactgttcctaggccgtcattgaaaataacttattttggtatttcgtgggttattgtctatgtctagttgcatGTTAGCACTATGTTGCATTAGCAGtcactgttgttttgttgttttggtcAGTTTGGTCAGTTTACGTCGTGTTTTTCGTCATCCATTAAAAtgatgcattcacaccacgctgcgctttggtccgtttcttacgacgatcgtgacatcaTGAGTATCCCTGTATCCATGATTAAACAGAATATTGAAatatggacactgactgtaggtagGCCTATAACCTTTCACATGTAGTAATATGCCATTAACTCTTGCAGAATTatgcatttcttgcagtaaaattataCAAATGTTAATTTTGTCTTGAACAGGAATCTCTTGAGAAAATGTGAATACGTATGTAATGTGTTATCTTTGACACCTAATACAAGCagacagtatttcaaccacaAACATATGCACCCAAGAGGAACTGAATGGAGTCAGAAACGTGTTTTTATTGTTTTCTCAGGTTTTTCCCCATTAAAACCGGTCAAACTGATGACATTTTGCACAGGACCAATCTTTCCACTGTTTTGGAGTTATTGCGTTTAATCCCGGTCCCTAAACAAAACATACCCCTTTTCATATACTTTAACTAGATTACAAACTCATTCATTCTATTGATGTAAGACATTATTCAGGTGAGAACTATTTTTATAGTTTTCTGGGACAACAAgttatgacagaagagaagctgcatttATCTAACTTTCGTTGACAAACAAATGGCCTACCAAATGTTGGAAATTATAAACAGAAACATGTCTAAATTAGATGTGGAAGTGGCCAGTGGGCTCCGCCATAATGTCCAGTGCAGAGTATCAGCACAACTTATTATGGAATCATGGTGGGTCAAGCTGCGCAGGTAGCCGACTTTTttaaagtgatttgtttgacatcACACAACACCTATGATATGCGAAACTGAGCCTGCGCAGACCGTGAAAAACAATGGTAAAGGCAAATATTCTTATACCTAAACCTAATTGTTATCTGTGGTAAAGGGGATACGTTGGTTACATGCCACAGTACCCCGTCTAATATCAGCATATCCCAGGCATCTTATCCGGGTTTCTCATAACTGGGATAAAAACTTTTTCGGGTTATTGTAAACGGGATGTGATGTTTATATGACAACTCAAAAATCGAATACTTCAGTACCCGAATTATAACGGGACATTGGTCTGCATGTAAAGTTGTTCAGTGACTTCTCTAACCCCAAACCGCAGGCTGGTCTGGTTGGTCTATTACAAAAGCGTTCCTGGAAGTCTCGCGATGTTGCGCGTATGGGTTTAGAAACTGTGTTACTATCTTGAACACAACCCTGTTTACGACCGGAAGTGATGTAAAACTAATGAGTCACATTTTGTTCCGAAAACAGCGGTCTCCAGGTCAGAGAGTTTGTTTTTGAAGTATTTCTTGATATTTTGGTCAATTTTCACAAAATACTTGACGATACTCATGTTTATCTATGACGCATATCAGTAAAGCAAGGATTTAATCTGTCCGCTAATCTACAAAAGATCTGCCactataactagctagctaaggttAGCTATTTCGATGATTGGTTAGCAAATTTAGCTAGCAAATGTAATGTAAAAAGGACCTGCGTCTTCCGTTTGTAATCAAGCTAGTGCAGAAGGCTATGGCGTGCACTTTGGAAAAGGTTCTTGGCGATGCTCGCACGCTGCTTGAGAGGCTCAAAGAGCACGACACGGCGGCAGAAGGACTGATCGAGCAGTCTGGAGCGCTCAGCCAGAAGGTTCAGGGCATGAGAGAGGTGGGGAATGCCCTTCCAGACAAGGTACATTTGGTTGCTGCTATCTTTCGAGCTTGCTGAATACGTATCTAGTATTTTTTTTAATGGCATATAGATGAGAGCCTTGGATTTATCTGTTCACTGTTCCCCTAGTACATGGAGGAAAGTTCTGAGATACAGGAGTTGTCAAAGTACAAGCCTCACGTCCTGTTAACGCAAGAGAATACCCAAATAAAGGAACTACAGCAAGAAAACCGAGGCAAGACACAATTCATATGTTTTATTCACTGTAATATTTTATTCTAACCCACTTTGTCTCAGTCAAATGTGATTCGGTGTCAAATGTTTGCAGCACGAGAAAAACAATATAATCTGTTAATATATTACACCAATGTATGTGTCATATATTTGAAGCACAGATATGTCTGGTAATGTGTTAAATCTCCACAGAACTGTGGCTGTCTTTGGAGGAGCATCAGTATGCGCTAGAATTGATCATGGGTAGATACCGCAAGCAAATGCTACAGCTTATGATGGAAAAGAAGGAGCTGGACACAAAGCCTGTTCTTAGCCTTCATGAGGACCATGCCAAGGTACACACCCTTTCTGTCTACTCAGAATGAATGTAATAACATTTGATATTGACtcacatttatgataaaaacaatTAGCTATGTGTCATGTTTTATTTGTTTGAATTTGTATTATCATGAAGGAAGTGCAAAGCCAACTGGAGCGGATATGCGAGATGGGTCAGGTGATGAGAAGAGCTGTTCAGGTGGATGACCAGCACTACTGCTCTGTGCGAGAGAGGCTTGCCCAACTAGAGGTAAAAAATGGTTAAATCAAGCaaattactatttttattatCTATGACTGGGTCAGGGTAAATAGGGTAAATAGAAATACTATTTATCAACCCATGGCCAATATTCTCATGCATTTAGATTGAAAACAAGGAGCTGCGAGATCTACTGACCATTAGTAAGAGTTCTGTGAGGCCACAGAAGGAAGACTCCAGCCAGTCAGCGACAGAGGAAGAAGCTGAACCGGGGACCAATCAGTGATGGAATCGATAGAGAAGATCTCAGTTGCATACTCCTCGcatcctctcctcgtctccttctcaaaaccttttggatgagaaagccagaggtcccgcCCCTCTGACATTCTCCTCCAGTGGGttttgaggagagaggacagtaggaGTATGCAATCGAGAACTTCCCATAGAGAGGAGTTTGGATTGTTCATGTAGAAGAACAGTTCCCCGGGGCCACAAGACAGGGTTGATTACATTTTCACCACCGGTCACCCCTTCCCTTTAAGACAAAGTCCATGTTTTGTGTTGTTAGTTACCATTTAATATATATTTCCAAAGGTGCTCCTGCTGCCCAATGAAGCACTGTAAAggcacagagaagagagaatacTGTTTTTGTCAGGAAAGATTAGCTCCTGTACAGCAGTTTTAGTATAGAGGGTGAGCTTTTGCATTGGCCAAAGATAATCACATTTGCTTTTTATGGCATGGTCTCTAGCTTTTCATTTTGAGTCATTTGTTCAAATGTACTTGCAACATTGTAGAAATAATCATGTGGTCAATTCACGGGAAACCAAATGCCAACTCTCCCCACATGGTTTAGCGAATGTTATGCTGTCAAACTGCAAGTCTTGATGTTTATTCCCCTGGGCCTGATATGACATCTTGTTGTCTCCAaatgtttcaaatcaaattgcgTTTTTCACATGGGCTTACTTAtgggcccctaaccaacaatgcagagtttttAAAACAGTAAGAAATTCAGTCAAATCAATTTTCAGTCTGACTTGCTTGTAGCAGAttaacagtttgtatctgtatGTAATTATCTGCTACATTAGAACTATTAGAAATATTTTGTTAATGTCTGTAATTCatgtgtaaaaatatatatttttcatgtCTGGTATAATACTTACATAATGAGTCGGTGTGTGATGTTCTTGACATTTAGCGTTTGACCATAACTTAGATTTGAGGatctttttttaaatttgatttttAACAATCCAACAGCTTGACGGACTGTTGTCAAATTGTATATGACATTGTCATCTCAGGAAACTTTCTTGTCATTATTGCAAAAGTGAGCTGTAATTTCTTCAATGCTTTGATGAGTGAATTTATTAATTTGATGTTTCAAATAAATATTAATCAAATGCCTAATTTCACTGATTTTATTTTTACAGCAAAAGGAAATGCGGACATTGCAAGATATGGAGCACTTGCTTGATGGATAGATTTGGTGAAAATTTCCCTTTACTCAGGATGACAAAAAATGTTATTTGAATTTCCCAGTTCACTCAAAAGTAATGGCGATCTGAAATTCGGGGCTTTCGCTAGATGGAGACATTGCTTTAAGGGCTTCAATTAAAACAAGCTATCGTGAGATTTAGGTTATGGCTCCAGAATCCAGGGCCTGCGTTTGACATTTTTAGCAAGAAAAAAAGTTACGCTTTTTTCCTGGCATGATTAACTGA
It includes:
- the sike1 gene encoding suppressor of IKBKE 1, coding for MACTLEKVLGDARTLLERLKEHDTAAEGLIEQSGALSQKVQGMREVGNALPDKYMEESSEIQELSKYKPHVLLTQENTQIKELQQENRELWLSLEEHQYALELIMGRYRKQMLQLMMEKKELDTKPVLSLHEDHAKEVQSQLERICEMGQVMRRAVQVDDQHYCSVRERLAQLEIENKELRDLLTISKSSVRPQKEDSSQSATEEEAEPGTNQ